From a region of the Zingiber officinale cultivar Zhangliang chromosome 10B, Zo_v1.1, whole genome shotgun sequence genome:
- the LOC122029180 gene encoding uncharacterized protein LOC122029180, translated as MAPFEALYGRACRSPILWDKVGERQLLGPQSVQQDAELVRTIRQRLLTAQSRQKSYADRRRRMLEFAVGDHVFLRVSPIKGVKRFGLKGKLAPRFIGPFQNLERIGAVAYRLALPPALAGVHNVFHVSMLRKYVPDPTHVLKDLIVPLQSDATYEEFPVRILDRKEHRLSNKCLRLVKIGWQHHSDQEATWEREEDMRIRYPHLFPPEVKPQHLTPLLQHETSFSFILTNQQEGRKQQPSLPSLLPCSPASGQHHRISAGASCGHAELAEVTATIRARRNLLELPTKRGREP; from the exons atggcaccgtttgaggcactCTACggcagagcatgtagatctcctatcttatGGGACAAGGTCGGTGAACGTCAACTCTTAGGCCCTCAGAGTGTTCAGCAGGATGCTGAGCTAGTACGAACTATTAGACAGAGATTGttgactgctcagagtcggcaaaAGAGTTACGCAGATAGAAGACGAAGAATGTTAGAATTTGCGGTAGGTGATCACGTATTTCTTCGTGTTTCACCCATAAAAGGGGTTAAGAGATTTGGGTTAAAAGGGAAGTTAGCACCCAGATTTATCGGACCTTTCCAGAATCTTGAGCGGATTGGTGCTGTTGCATATCGACTTGCGTTACCCCCAGCTTTAGCAGGAGTAcataatgtctttcatgtttCTATGCTGCGGAAGTATGTTCCGGATCCGACACATGTCTTGAAGGATCTTATAGTTCCCCTACAGTCTGATGCGACATACGAAGAATTCCCTGTTCGTATTCTAGATCGCAAGGAACATCGGCTGAGTAACAAATGCCTCCGTCTCGTAAAGATTGGGTGGCAGCACCACTCTGATCAAGAAgcaacttgggagcgtgaggaggaCATGCGTATCAGATATCCTCATTTATTTCCCCCAG AAGTGAAACCGCAGCATCTCACTCCTCTTCTCCAGCACGAGACCTCCTTCTCCTTCATCCTCACCAACCAGCAAGAGGGACGCAAGCAACAGCCCtcccttccctctcttcttccttgttcTCCTGCATCTGGGCAGCACCACCGGATCTCCGCCGGAGCTAGCTGTGGTCACGCCGAACTCGCCGAGGTCACTG